One genomic window of Coregonus clupeaformis isolate EN_2021a chromosome 12, ASM2061545v1, whole genome shotgun sequence includes the following:
- the LOC121578500 gene encoding guanosine-3',5'-bis(diphosphate) 3'-pyrophosphohydrolase MESH1-like — MLKTVNFAAEKHRNQQRKDAEKTPYITHPIGVARILSHESGITDIEVLQAALLHDTVEDTDTSIGELQAVFGQTVARLVQEVTDDKALSKEETKRQQVEYAPHASHKAKLVKLADKLYNLRDINRCTPTGWTAERVQEYFVWAAQVVRGLRGTNPALEGHLEELFKQRGIEL; from the exons ATGTTAAAG ACAGTCAACTTCGCTGCTGAAAAGCACCGCAATCAACAACGTAAAGATGCTGAAAAAACCCCATATATCACCCACCCAATAGGAGTGGCAAGGATCCTAAGCCATGAAAGTGGGATCACAGACATTGAAGTTTTGCAAGCAGCTTTGCTCCATGACACAGTGGAGGACACTGACACCAGCATAGGAGAGCTACAGGCTGTCTTTGGGCAAACGGTGGCACGGCTTGTCCAGGAAGTGACAGACGACAAGGCGCTGTCCAAGGAGGAGACAAAGCGTCAGCAGGTGGAGTACGCACCTCACGCCAGCCACAAGGCCAAATTGGTCAAACTGGCTGACAAACTGTACAACCTAAGGGACATCAACCGCTGCACGCCCACAGGTTGGACGGCAGAGCGTGTTCAGGAGTACTTTGTGTGGGCAGCCCAGGTAGTGAGAGGGCTAAGGGGGACCAACCCAGCACTGGAGGGACACCTAGAGGAGCTCTTCAAACAGAGGGGGATCGAGCTTTGA